A portion of the Chlamydia caviae GPIC genome contains these proteins:
- the tsaD gene encoding tRNA (adenosine(37)-N6)-threonylcarbamoyltransferase complex transferase subunit TsaD, with product MLTLGLESSCDETACALVDAKGHIMANVVFSQQDHVAYGGIVPELASRAHLRVFPSVVDSALKESGVSLEDIDLIAVTHTPGLIGSLAIGVNFAKGLAIGCQKPIIGVNHVEAHLYAAYMEAENVEFPALGLAVSGAHTAMFLMEDPLTYKLIGKSRDDAIGETFDKVARFLGLPYPGGSLIEKLASCGCEESYSFSPSKVPGCDLSFSGLKTAVLYAIKGNNSNSRTPLPELSEAEKSDIAASFQRAAFTSIAQKLPNIVKKISCRSILVGGGVASNKYFQNLLKNTLNLPLYFPSSKLCTDNAAMIAGLGRELFLSDKSTIGIHPCARYHWESISASLSPLP from the coding sequence ATGCTTACCCTTGGGTTGGAAAGCTCTTGTGACGAGACGGCATGTGCTTTGGTAGATGCTAAGGGGCACATTATGGCTAATGTCGTCTTCTCTCAACAAGATCATGTTGCCTACGGGGGCATTGTTCCTGAACTGGCCTCCAGAGCTCATCTAAGGGTTTTCCCCTCTGTTGTGGATTCTGCTTTAAAAGAGTCGGGAGTTTCCCTAGAGGACATTGATCTTATTGCAGTAACACATACCCCAGGGCTAATAGGTTCGTTAGCTATAGGCGTGAATTTTGCCAAAGGTTTGGCGATAGGATGTCAAAAGCCCATCATTGGTGTAAATCATGTCGAAGCTCATCTTTATGCAGCTTATATGGAAGCAGAAAATGTGGAGTTTCCTGCTTTAGGCTTAGCGGTTTCCGGAGCGCATACGGCGATGTTTTTGATGGAAGATCCTTTAACATATAAGTTAATAGGAAAAAGCCGAGATGATGCTATAGGAGAGACTTTTGATAAGGTGGCAAGATTCCTGGGGCTTCCTTATCCCGGAGGCTCTTTAATAGAAAAGCTTGCCTCCTGTGGATGCGAGGAATCCTATTCTTTTTCACCCTCTAAAGTTCCCGGTTGTGATTTATCCTTTAGTGGATTGAAAACCGCTGTTCTTTACGCAATTAAGGGAAATAACAGCAATAGTCGTACCCCCCTTCCAGAGCTTTCTGAAGCGGAAAAAAGTGATATCGCAGCATCTTTTCAAAGAGCTGCTTTCACGAGCATTGCACAAAAACTTCCTAATATTGTAAAAAAAATTTCGTGCAGATCGATCCTGGTCGGAGGGGGAGTAGCAAGTAATAAGTATTTCCAAAATTTATTAAAAAATACTCTAAATTTGCCTTTATACTTTCCCTCTTCTAAGTTATGTACCGATAATGCTGCGATGATCGCAGGATTAGGACGAGAGCTGTTTCTTTCAGATAAATCTACTATAGGAATTCATCCATGCGCAAGATATCATTGGGAATCTATCTCAGCTTCCTTGTCTCCTCTTCCTTAG